A single region of the Lotus japonicus ecotype B-129 chromosome 4, LjGifu_v1.2 genome encodes:
- the LOC130714168 gene encoding early nodulin-like protein 14: MAEKMHLSFFIFAMIGFITLVPVSSKIHIIGDQTGWSLPNYSTFYGTWAKKQNFAVGDELRFKYRPGLNTVLQVNKDDYDHCTTRKTISTFFRGDTIISLDKPGDYFFINSVGKHCEGGQKIAITVPQGKPSSH, translated from the exons ATGGCCGAGAAAATGCACCTTAGTTTCTTCATCTTTGCCATGATTGGCTTCATTACATTGGTGCCTGTGAGTTCAAAAATTCACATTATTGGAGACCAAACGGGTTGGAGTTTGCCCAATTACTCAACTTTTTACGGTACCTGGGCCAAGAAGCAAAATTTTGCTGTTGGTGACGAACTCC GTTTTAAGTACAGGCCCGGGCTGAACACTGTGTTACAAGTAAACAAGGATGACTACGATCATTGCACTACCAGAAAAACCATAAGCACGTTCTTCAGAGGAGACACCATCATTTCTTTGGACAAGCCCGGTGACTATTTCTTCATAAATTCCGTGGGCAAACATTGCGAGGGAGGCCAAAAGATCGCAATTACTGTTCCTCAGGGAAAGCCCAGCTCCCATTAA
- the LOC130711149 gene encoding arabinogalactan protein 41-like has product MGPKNSFGFGIVAMIAALIFALSVPAAVNAQTPAPAPAPTSDGSAVDQGVAYVLMLLALVLTYLIHSADISSSF; this is encoded by the exons ATGGGTCCCAAAAACTCTTTCGGATTCGGAATTGTGGCCATGATCGCCGCTCTCATTTTCGCCCTTTCTGTCCCTGCCGCCGTCAATGCTCAGACTCCGGCACCTGCACCTGCTCCTACCAGTGACG GGTCGGCTGTTGATCAAGGTGTTGCATATGTGTTGATGTTGTTGGCTCTGGTACTCACATACCTTATCCACTCGGCTGACATTTCCTCCAGCTTTTGA